The genomic DNA TACTTCGCGATCTCCTTTCATCTTCGGATTACGTATGGAGAATGGTGCGCTGTTCGTCCTGGTTTAGTGAAAGCAGTTAGGGGCCGAGATACCGCCAAAAGGGGTATCCAGCCCCTTTCACACTGAATTCTATAGTGAGATCTGGTGTTCCAACGCTGGGCCGAATAAATGAAAATGAATATGGACGAATCTGCGCCAGACGAGGTACGTTTGAAACGGATCTTCAGCACACCCCATCCCACAAGTGTATGCTTTTAGAATCAACATACCGATATTTTAGCACATGCTTTGGATTTTGGCAAACTATAACGCACTCGTTCAAATTGACAGGGGGCATTCCTCAAAGTATCATATCAACATCCAGTTTCGGGAATGTTTTGCCATAAAACGAACGTGAAATGAGCGAGATCATACCTTCAAGGCCCCTGGCACGAGATCCCCTCGACGAGTTGTGGCGGATGGTAGGCTCAGCCCGGCTGACAGCATTCCTGCTCCTCGCCCTGGCGATGACGGTTTTCATAAGCCTGCTCGTCCCACAGGCACCGCCCCAAGCAGGGGCCGACCCGAATATCTATGCCCGTTGGTTGGCCGACTTACGCGCGCGTTACGGCCCATGGATGGATGCTCTCTCCTTCGTTGGCTTGACCAATGTCTACAGCACGTTATGGTTCCGCATTATCGTGGCTCTCCTGGCATTCAACTTAGCCATCGTTCTCCTGGATTGCATCCCGGCACTGTGGCGGCTGTATCGCGGAACAGTAGATGCACCACCTGACCCGGTTTTCGGTCCCTTCCGCCAGAGAACCATTGCGTTGTCCTTGCCTATTGGGGTGGTTTTTGATACAGTAGCCCACGCCCTCCGTGCAGCGGGGTATGTGCGTTCTGGCATCATGCGCGGTGACCAAAGATTCGCTCTAATCGCCATGAAAGGACTGCCACGCATGTTGTTTGGCATGATAATTCGAGCGGGGATTTTGATTGTCTTAACGGGCCTGCTCGTCAACGAACGAGTGGGTTGGCATGCATCCGACATCCTTTTTCGTCCCGGACAGGTGTATTTAGTCGGGCATGGGAAAGACCTGGCCGTGCGTGCTGATTCCTTCCGCATTCTGCCCTCTACCACTCGAGCCGCCGGGATAATGAGTTTCCTTCACGGCGGGACAGTCATCCACACAATTGAGACCAGTGATCGGACAGCAATCCATTATGACGGTATTTACCTCACCCTCAAGTCGGTGGGCCCCGCATTGGAAGTAACGGCCGCAGATGTGAATGGCCGAACATTACTCCTGCAAAGTCCGGAGACTGGTGCATCCTCTCACGCACGACTGATGTTACTATTTTTTGGCGCGAGCGATGAAAAGTTTGTGATCGTGCCAGAGCGCAACCTCGTCCTACGCCTGGTCTACACGCCGGGCTTGCCCGTCGGCGGGATAAGCGAAGCACCCTATTTCCAACTGGAGGCCTTTCGGGGTGAAGAGACCACACCCTTCATATCGAAAACCGTTTCGGGAGACATGTCAGTCGTGATAGGATCCGATGTCTTCCACCTCTTATACCAACCTTTCGGTGTCTTGGAGATCGGGCAGGAGCCAGGAGTATGGTTGCTGGGGGTCGGCCTGGTGCTTGTGCTTATTGGAGTGACAGGAGCATTGTGGCTTCCTGGTCATCTTTTATGGGTGCGCGGGGATGCTCTCAGAGATGGCATGTGGGTTACTCTCTACGAAGTGTTGCGGCGCGATGCGATGGAATGGGGGCCGCAGCCAGCACCGGTAAACGAAATCGAACAGGCTTTGCAACGTGCAGCAGCCATGCAGCCCAAAGGCAAGGGCAAGCCATGATCGCCACCTTGCAGGCAGTGAGAATGATCGCCACCGCAATGGCCACTATCTCCTTCGGACTGGCCGGGTTAACGGGGCTCGTTTACATCATGCAAATAACATGGAGGCAATCCCCCCTCTTCCCCAAGGTGCCGCCGGCAGAACGATTAGACAGATGGATGGAGCAGGGGCTTGCCTTTGGGATGCCCTGGCTAACACTGAGCATGGTCTCGGCTATCGGGGAAGGATGGCTATCCACCGGTCGGGTGTGGCCAGGCGATCCACAAACTTCATCTCTCCTGGCGCTCTGGCTTTACTACTCAGCGTTACTCAGTGGTCGTTTACGGCTGAACTGGGCGGGAGTAGGACCCGCCTGGATGACACTGGTGGGGGCAGTCAGCGCCGCGCTTGCGCTGGCAGTTTCTCTGTCATAGGAATCGGTTATCGTGCAGCGGAGGCAGGGATACGCGGATTGGCATAGCAGTATCGGCACCCATTCGGGCAGCGCATCGTATATGCGCCTATATCCACGCTAGGAGTGCAGCAGCACTCTGTTCGCTGGCCGGGGTCCTTTCCGGTAGCAGCGGGCAGGCCCAAAGGGTGTAGAAGCGATAGCAACTCGCCGTCAATGCAGCGGCTGGGCATTGCGCCGGCGGGGACAAGACTCGCGTTACTACAGGCATACAGAGTGATGCCTAAAGGTTTCGCTAGTTCTACCAGGCGGCTTGTGATTTCCAGCCGCTCTTCTATCGATGGGTCATACCAGTGCCATCCCCGTCGGCCCCGTACTTTACCGTAAAGTGTGGCAAAGGAGATGCGCACAGTCGTGATCCCCGCGGCAGCGCTGGCACAGAAGATATCCTTTGCATAGACCAAGTTGCTGCGCACCTCGCCGCCCTCCCACCAATGGACAATGGGGTCAAAGCGCAAAGTGACGCGGCGAGGATCACCAGTGAAGGCAATTAGTTCTGGCAGTTGTGCGATGACTTGATCCCAGGGCCGAATGCTTGGCTCCAGCGGTGTGCCTCCCAAACC from Chloroflexota bacterium includes the following:
- a CDS encoding cytochrome c biogenesis protein ResB, which codes for MSEIIPSRPLARDPLDELWRMVGSARLTAFLLLALAMTVFISLLVPQAPPQAGADPNIYARWLADLRARYGPWMDALSFVGLTNVYSTLWFRIIVALLAFNLAIVLLDCIPALWRLYRGTVDAPPDPVFGPFRQRTIALSLPIGVVFDTVAHALRAAGYVRSGIMRGDQRFALIAMKGLPRMLFGMIIRAGILIVLTGLLVNERVGWHASDILFRPGQVYLVGHGKDLAVRADSFRILPSTTRAAGIMSFLHGGTVIHTIETSDRTAIHYDGIYLTLKSVGPALEVTAADVNGRTLLLQSPETGASSHARLMLLFFGASDEKFVIVPERNLVLRLVYTPGLPVGGISEAPYFQLEAFRGEETTPFISKTVSGDMSVVIGSDVFHLLYQPFGVLEIGQEPGVWLLGVGLVLVLIGVTGALWLPGHLLWVRGDALRDGMWVTLYEVLRRDAMEWGPQPAPVNEIEQALQRAAAMQPKGKGKP
- the ccsA gene encoding cytochrome c biogenesis protein CcsA → MIATLQAVRMIATAMATISFGLAGLTGLVYIMQITWRQSPLFPKVPPAERLDRWMEQGLAFGMPWLTLSMVSAIGEGWLSTGRVWPGDPQTSSLLALWLYYSALLSGRLRLNWAGVGPAWMTLVGAVSAALALAVSLS
- a CDS encoding DUF1848 family protein is translated as MSAKERVRQVISASRRTDIPMHYPTWLAAVIQRGAADVPQPYSGKLRVVSLRPEDVHTIVLWSKDFAPLLANKGGVRDALNRYDQVFCHLTVTGLGGTPLEPSIRPWDQVIAQLPELIAFTGDPRRVTLRFDPIVHWWEGGEVRSNLVYAKDIFCASAAAGITTVRISFATLYGKVRGRRGWHWYDPSIEERLEITSRLVELAKPLGITLYACSNASLVPAGAMPSRCIDGELLSLLHPLGLPAATGKDPGQRTECCCTPSVDIGAYTMRCPNGCRYCYANPRIPASAAR